A stretch of DNA from Granulicella pectinivorans:
CGATCTGTTTCTTTTTCATCATGATGATTTGATCCCGTTGCTTCCAGGTGGAGTTCCTAAAACATGTGCCTCTTGCTTAGAGGCACATGATATGTGCGCCGCTCATCAAACGCCAGGGACGAATGCCTGAGACGTGTTGCATGCAACCTCAGGTGCCGGCCGATTCGCTTCCCGGAAATAGGGGCATCTCGCCGTCTGTCACAACGGGGCGAACATCACCAAAGCATCGACGAAGCCCTGGGAGGGGTGCTGAAACGCCGCTTGAAGCCGGCCGACGATCTCAAAATTGAGGCTCTGCCACAGCTTCACCGCTCGCTCGTTTGTACTGACCACGAAGTTGAATTGCATCGCTCGGAAGCCAGCTTTCCTTGCCTGCTCCATCGAGTGGAGACACATCGTCCTGGCGACGCCTCTGCCTGTGGCATGCGCTGCGGTCATGTAGCCGCAATTGCAGACGTGTGAACCGCCGCCACGCTGGTTGGCGCGAAGGTAGTAGGTGCCGAGCACGTGGCCATCTTCCTCTGCGACGAAAACACGATTGCCGGCCGCGAACCAGTAGGCAGTCGCCTCGTCACGGGTGATGTCTGTCGGAAGAGTGTACGTCTCGCCAGCCCGAAAGACCGGCTCAAGGATCCGCCAGATATCATCGGTGTCGTTGCTGCTCGCCGAGCGAATGTTCAACATACCTGATTATCTCCCGAGGTGCGGTTTGAGAAGTCTGCTGTGATCGCCGCTTGCAGAAGATGACACTCGCTCCCTTGGGCATCGGCTTCTGAGGAGGCCTCCTCTGCTCATCGTGTTGCATCGAAATAGGTTACGTCACGGATTCATCCTCTATCTCTGAAGGAGTCTGCATTGGTCAGCAAGGGCGTTCGGTTGTCGGAGAAGTGGTTCCAGCGTGGTCTTTGGGTGATCGCGCTGCTGTTTGCCTCGTGCCTCATTGGCCTGGGTGCTCTTGTGGTCGGAGACCTGCCCAAGGTGGAAAAGCCGGTCGATGCGGAACAGTTTATGGATCAGACCCGCCTTCGACCGGTGCGGGCTCAGATCAAGGCCGACGATGAACAACTCGAGGCGAACAGTGACGCCACCCAACGCGCGCACGATGCACTTTCGCATGCGCAAAACGCCTACAACAGCGAGCACGAGAGCTTCGAGGCGTGGATAGCGACACGCTCGGCAACACAGCAGAACGACCAGAATGCCGAGGTGCTGGCACGCACGCACACGCTCGATGCCTTGAAGGCGACGCAGAGGGAGATGGAGAAGAAGGTCGAGGTGCTCGAGTCGGAGCAGACCGATCTGCAGCAGCAGAAAGCAGCGCACGAAAAGACCCTGGAAGAGATCAGGATTGCCGGTCAAGGGGGATATGACCGGGCAGTGGCCCGCATGGAGCTGCGCGTGTTCGGTCTGCGGCTTCTTCTTACGCTGCCGCTTCTGCTGCTGGCCGTATGGCTCTTTCTCAAGCGCCGCAAGGGACCGAGATGGCCCTTTGTGTGGGGCTTCATCTTCTTCGCCCTGTTCACGTTCTTCTTTGAGCTGGTGCCTTATCTGCCAAGCTACGGTGGATACTTCCGCTACCTGGTCGGCATTGCGCTGACGGTTTGGGGAGGCAACTACGCCATCGCCGCGCTGCGCACCTACCTTGAAAAACAGAGGGCCGCGGAGCAGAGGCCGGAGGAGGATCGGCGCAAGGATCTCGGGTATGAGATGGCGCAGATGCGTCTTTCGAAACGCATCTGCCCGGCTTGCGAGCGGCCCATCGATACTTCGGACGTGAGCGGCAACTTCTGCATGCACTGTGGCCTGCGGGTATTTGAGAACTGCCCCCGATGCCAGACGCGACAGACCTCGTTCTCCCACTTTTGCCGCGCGTGCGGACTGGTGAAGAACGACGCTCCCCCGGAAGAGCCTCTGCCGCCAGCCAACCCAACGTAATTGGCAGCAGACGGCTACTTCTTCGGGACGGAGATGGTGATGTTGCGGTATGCGATGACGCCGTGGTGATCGCCCTGCAGATAGAACGGTCCCGGCTCGGCCTCATTGCTGTCGAGAGCACCTCCGGTTGGGCCGGGAATCTCGACGTTGTCGTGGTACATCTTGCCATCGCGCAGAACCGTCACATGCCTGCCAACGAGGGTGACGTCGAAGGTCGTCCATCTCCCGAGACCATTTTCGGCGCCCTCCGGTGGCGGGAAGTAGCTGTAGATCGCTCCCATCTCATGCGACGGCAGTTTGCCGCCTTCGGTGCCTACCTGCAACTCATAGCGGCCGCGAAGATAGATGCCGCTGTTACCACCCTCCGGGCAGTTCACTTCGATATGCAGTTTGAAATCCTGGAACGTTTCTGTGGTCATGATGTTGGCAGCGCCGTGGGTTCGCTGACCGGGGACTTCGGGATTGTCATTCACCAGCTCGCCGTCGCGCGCCACCCATCTGTTGTTGTCGACGTTGCCGATCGGCTCCCAGCCTTGGAGATCCTTGCCATCGAAGAGTGCCCTGGGTTTGGTCCACTTATCCGGCGCCGGACGATCCAGCGAAGGGGCTTTCAGGCCGGCGAGCATGGGGCCGGCGACCCCACCGCGCATCTCCGTGCCGGCCAGCTTGCCTGGGCTGGTGGATGTCAGCTCCCAGGTGAGTAGCGAACCTGGGCTCGCCTCACCGACCGTGACGATCAGTTTGCCTGACTCCATGTGAGCGCTGGTGATGGGATGCCATGCGCCGCCCCGGGGCTGAACGCGACCTTCTATCCTGCCGCCTGTATCTGTCAGCTCGATCCACTGCGGATACGGTTTGCCGGTGGCGGGAGTGACCGTGATGTCCCACCGGCCGAGGAACGCTTTAGTGCCCTGCGCGGCGAGGGGCGCGGCGAGCGCCGTGGCCAGGAGAGCGGTCAACAGGATCTTCATTTTCACGCGTTGAGTGTACCGTCTTTGCCCCCATGCCTGTCACCTGCCGGGGTTGAAAACGCGAAAGGGCGGCGTTTCCTGAACATGGAGACAGCGATGGCTGCTGCGAGGTGGGCATCTTGGAGACGAAGGGGCGAAGGGCTAAGCAAAGTGGACTTCATGTGGATTGTTGAGGACGAAAAATCACCTTCGGGAGTGATCTTTTGTTCGGTGCGACAGGGTTCGCGCTCGCTGGCTATGATGCTTCCAAGAAACTTCTCCATGCGAGCTTGTTTGCGCCTGTCGTGTCCTCCGTCGCTGTTGGACAGCATCCTGCCCAGGACAAGCCTGTGGCACTCTCGAAGCCGCGCCCCTCGGCTGCCGCGATCCAGCAGTGGCAGGGCAGCAAGTTCATTCATTTCGGGTTTTCGCAGCTTGGCGGCGTGTGGCAGGGGAAACAGAGCGGCAATGGGCTGGCGCGTACGGTGATCCTCAAGGAAGGAAGCCAGACAAAGGTCTACGTGGGCGCGGATCACATCCTTGAGTTCACGCCCCCCCGAACCGTTCGCGAAGGGTACACCGCTGCCGCTCACGATCCGCTCCATGAACTTCGTGCCGAGCGCCTGCCAATAAATGAGAATGGCCGTTTTGCGCTGATCGCAAAACGGCCATTCCATTCCTGCAGCCTGCTTGAAGACTACTTCTTGGCCTTGGCGAAGCGCTTGTTGATCTCGTCCCAGTTGACGACGCTCCACCAGGCGGCGAGGTAGTCGGGGCGCTTGTTCTGATACTTCAGGTAGTAGGCGTGCTCCCAGACGTCGTTGCCGAGGATAGGGTAGAGGCCCGAGGACAGAGGGGTGTCCTGGTTGGGGGTGGTGACGATCTTGAGCTTGCCGCCCTCGAAGACCAGCCAGCCCCAGCCGGCGCCGAACTGCTTCGCGGTGGTCTCGTTAAAGGTCTTCTTGAACGTTTCGAAGTCGCCAAAGTCGGCGGTGATCTGCTCGGCGATGTCGCCCGAGGGGGCTCCGCCGCCGCCCGGCTTCATGATCTCCCAGAACATGGTGTGGTTCACGTGGCCGCCACCGTTGTTGCGGACCACTGTACGGACGTCCTCCGGGATCGACGCGAGGTCGGCGACGAGCTCTTCCGGGGTCTTCGTGCCGAGCTCGGGGTGCTTCTCGACGGCGCCGTTCAGGTTGGTCACGTAGGTCTGGTGGTGCTTGTCGTGGTGCAGCTTCATCGTGGCTTCGTCGATGGTCGGCTCAAGCGCGGTGTAGTCGTAGGGCAGTGCGGGAAGTTCGAATGCCATGAAAATCTCCTCGTGAGTCAAAATCCTGGTTTGGGCCGGCTCTTCGCGTTCCGGCGGGTTACCTCTGGTTCGATGCCGTCCGGCACTGGCGCGATGCAGCCCGCGCACCAAATGCTTCCGCATCAATGATCCCGGCCTTCGCATCATATCGTAGCCTGATGATTTCAATGGACTGTTGTATCCTTTGCCCGCTTTTGCGTTCTAATGAGGAAAATGAGCGACCTTGTCTCCGCATACCACTGGCTTGACGATGACGGACCTGCTTTTGGCGGTCCTGGGCTGGAACCACGCTGGACCTCGAGCCGCAAGAACGCCGTCATTACGGCCTATGCGGCATCCAGCCGGGTCTGGCTCACCACGTCCCACGGCACCCTGAATGAAATCTACTTCCCGACGATCGATAAGCCGCAGACGCGCGACATGGAACTGCTTTTCACCGACGAGAGAACCTTCGTCCACGAGGAGAAGCGCGACTTCCGCTATGACTTCAACTACATCGATCCCGACGCCACGGCCGTGCGGGTGACGGCCACGGCTCCAGGCGGCCTGTACAAGGTGACGAAGGAGTTCATCTCGGATCCGCATCATCCAGTGGTGCTGGTAAATGTGAAGATCGAGGCTTCGCCCGAGGTGCTGGCTACGCTGAAGTGCTATGCGCTGCTCGCGCCGCATCTGGATGGAGGCGGCCATGGGAACTCGGCGCGGTCGATCCAGGTCGCGGGCCAAAGGGCTCTGCTGGCGTGGAAGAACAACGTCTCGCTGGCATTTGGGGCAGATTGCGGCTTTTCGCGGACCTCGTGCGGCTTTGTCGGGTCGTCGGACGGCTTCCAGGACCTGCAGAAGAATGGCAAGATGACGTGGCAGTTCGGCCAGGCGCTGAACGGCAACCTGGCGGTCATGGGCGAGATCGAGTGCTGCCACAACCAGCAGTTCACCATCGCGATTGCACTCGGCGACGGTCATCATGCTGCGCTGGCGGGGATGATGCAGACGCTTTCGACCCCCTATGCGCTTCATTGCAAAAGGTTTATCGAGCAATGGCATCGTGCGGAGGCACCTCTGAGGCTGGCTGCGTCCTCGACCGACGGCGGACGTTTGATGCGGATCTCGCACAACATGGTGTTGACGCACGAGGACAAGACGTATTCGGGCGCGTTTATCGCTTCGGCCTCGGTGCCCTGGGGGGCTTCGAAGTCGGATGACGACCTGGGCGGGTACCACCTGGTGTGGACGCGGGACATGGTGCAGTCTGCAACCGCTTTGCTGGCCTGCGGCCGCATCGATACCGCGCGGCGGGCACTGGTCTATCTGGCTTGTACGCAGCATGCGGACGGCGGATTTGCCCAGAACTTCTGGATCGATGGAACGCCCTACTGGTCGGGGATTCAGCTCGATGAGGTCGCTTTCCCAATCATCCTGGCCTGGCGGCTCTGGAAGGTGGATGGTCTGGGGAACTTCGATGTCTTCCCGTTTGTCGAAGCGGCGGCCTCATTCCTCTGCCGGTACGCTCCGGTGACGCAGCAGGAACGCTGGGAGGAGAATGCAGGGTACTCGCCTTCGACGCTGGCTGCGGTGATCGCCGGGCTGGTGTGCGCGGCGGATATCTCGCGGGCGCACGATGCGACCGATGTGGCGGACTCGCTGGAGGCGTATGCAGACTGGATCGAGTCCCATCTGGATGAGTGGACGACGACCTCGGACGGTGTGCTGCTGCCGGAGGTGAAGAGGCACTATATCCGGATTACGCCGCCCGCCCCGGGCGAGCCGTTCCATAACGATTCGATCCCCGTGGGAACGATTCGCATTGCAAACCGCGGCCCCGAAGAGAAGTCGGTCTTCGAGGCGCGCGAGGTGGTGGACGGCGGCTTCCTGGAGCTGGTGCGGTATGGCATTCGCCGTGCGGATGACCCGCTGATGATCGATACCCTGAAGGTGATCGACGCGACGTTGAAGATCGAGACTCCCAATGGCGTCTGCTGGCGCCGCTACAACCATGATGGATACGGCCAGAAAAAGGACGGCGGGCCGTACGACGGATGGGGACAGGGAAGGGCGTGGCCTCTGCTGGGCGGCGAACGAGCCCACTACGAGCTTGCCGCCGGGAAGGACGTCAAGAGCTTCATCACGGCGTTTGAGAAGTTTGCGTCCTACGGCGGCATGATGCCGGAGCAGGTCTGGGATCATGCGGATCTCCCGGAAGAGGGGATGTTCCTGGGGTATTCGGCAGGGTCGGCGCAGCCACTGGTGTGGTGCCACGCGGAGTATCTGAAGCTGCTGCGGTCGGTGGCGGATCACAAGGTCTTCGACAATATTTCGGTCGTCGAGGAGCGGTACGCAAAGCTTGCCGCGGACCGCAAGTTCAAGAGCGGGGTGGAGATCTTCCGGACGAGTCGCATTTTGACGACGCTCCCGGCGGGGCAGACGCTCAGAATTGCGGATCACTCGAAGTTCCGGGTGACCTGGTCGAAGGACAACTGGGCGACGGTGGAGCACCTGGATTCCGTGCAGATTGGCAAGGCCTTTTACCAGGCGGACATCCCGACCGCGAAGGATGAGAGCGGTACGATTACTTTCACGCTGGAGTACCCGGCCGAAAACCGGTGGTTGGGGCGGAACTACGATGTGGCGATCGTGGCGCCGAGCGCGCTGATCGACGATCCCGCGCCGTCGCAGGTGACTCCCAGCGACGGTGGGATCGAGGTGAAGGTTCCCGCTACGATTTAGGGGCGAGGTCCTCTGCGATGCGGCTGGCCTTCCTTCGGTGGCCAGCTAAACTTTCACAGAACGGATTCGGGCTGCGTTCCTGAATTCCGCCTCGGCTAGTACACTGGATCAACGCGTTATTGCCGGGAACAGAGAACTCACAAAGAGAACACGAGAAGAGGATCAGAGGAAACAATGAGCGATACCAGCCCAGAACTCGCACAGCTTGCCATCAACACGCTCCGCTTTCTAGCCGTCGACGCCGTGGAAGCGGCCAAGTCCGGCCACCCCGGAGCCCCCCTCGGCTGCGCGCCCATCGCCTACCTGCTGTACCACAAGATTATGAAGTACAACCCGACGGAGCCGCTTTGGTCCGACCGCGACCGTTTTGTGTTGTCGAACGGACACGCTTCGGCGCTGCTCTATGGCGTGCTGCACCTCACGGGTTACGATCTGCCGATCTCGCAACTGGCTGCGTTCCGGCAGTGGGGATCGCACACCCCCGGGCACCCGGAGTACGGCGAAACCCCCGGCGTCGAAGTCACGACCGGCCCGCTGGGACAGGGTCTCGGCATGGCCGTCGGTCTCGCGATTGCCGAAAAGCACCTGGCCGCCACCTATAACCACGAGAACCACACGCCGGTTGATCACTACACCTACGTCCTGTGCGGCGACGGCGACCTGATGGAAGGCATCTCGCACGAGTCCTGCTCGCTGGCCGGAACCCTGAATCTGGGCAAGCTGATCGTGCTGTACGACGATAACCTGATCTCGCTCGACGGACCCACCGACCTGAGCTACACCGAAGACGTGACCAAACGCTTTGAGGCGTATCACTGGCATGTGCAGATGGTGGACGACGGCAACGACCTCGAGGCGATCGAGTCCGCGATTCTGAAGGCCAAGGCCGAGACGACCAAGCCCTCGCTGATCCGCGTGCGGACGGTGATCGGTTACGGCAGCCCGAAGGCCGGTACGAACAAGGTGCATGGCGAAGCGCTCGGACCGGAAGCCACCAAGGCGACCAAGAAGAACCTCGGCTTCCCGGAGGACAAGAACTTCTACGTCCCGGAAGAGGCTGGCAAGCACTGGCTCGAGGCGGTGGAGAAGGGCAAGAAGGCTCAGGCCGAGTGGCAGGAGAAGTTCGAGGCGTTCTCGAAGGCCTACCCCGAGCTGGGCGAGCAGTACACCCGCACCTTCGAAGGCAAGCTGGCTGAAGGATGGGAGAAGGCGATTCCCGTCTTCCCGACCGAGAAGGGCATCGCAACCCGCAACGCCGGCCAGGTCATCCTGAACGCCGTGGCGAAGATCGTTCCCGAGCTGTTTGGCGGCGCGGCCGATCTGACCGCTTCGACCAAGACCATCTTCAAGGATTCGCCGAGCTTCCACGTCGATCCCAAGGGCCGCAACGTCTTCTTCGGCGTGCGCGAGTTCGGCATGATGGCCGCTGTGAACGGTATGGCGTCGCACGGCGGACTGATTCCGTTCGGCTCCACCTTCTTCACCTTCTCTGACTACTGCCGTTCGGCGCTCCGCATGGGCGCGTTGGAGTCGTCTCACTCGCTCTATATCTTCACGCACGATTCGATCGGTCTCGGCGAAGATGGCCCCACGCACCAGCCCATCGAGCACCTGATGAGCTTGCGCGCGATCCCTCAGCTTACTGACTTCCGCCCTGCGGACGCGAACGAGACCGCCGCTGTCTGGCACCTCGCGCTGGCCCGCAAGTCGCCTTCGTTCATGGCGCTTTCGCGTCAGGATCTGCCGGTTCTCGACGCCGAGAAGTACAAGGTGTTCGAGGGAACCTCGAAGGGCGCGTATGTGCTGGAGAACTTCGGCACGGACGTGATCCTCGTTGCGGCTGGTTCCGAAGTCGCGATGATCATGAAGGCGGCGTTGGAGCTGAAGGAAGCCGGGATTCTGGCGACCGTCGTCTCGATGCCCAGCTTCAAGATCTTCGAGGAGCAAACGGAGGAGTACAAGATGTCGATCTTCCCGCACGGTGTGCCGAAGATCTCGCTCGAAGCCGGTGCCACGATGGGCTGGTGGAAGTACATCGGACGCGACGGCATCGCGATCGGTCTGGATCGCTTCGGCGCCTCGGCGCCGGCACCTCTGGTGCAGGACAAGCTGGGAATCTCGGCTTCGGCTGTGGTTGAAGCGGCCAAGAAGCTGGTCAAGAAGTAAAGAGAAGGGAC
This window harbors:
- a CDS encoding GNAT family N-acetyltransferase, giving the protein MLNIRSASSNDTDDIWRILEPVFRAGETYTLPTDITRDEATAYWFAAGNRVFVAEEDGHVLGTYYLRANQRGGGSHVCNCGYMTAAHATGRGVARTMCLHSMEQARKAGFRAMQFNFVVSTNERAVKLWQSLNFEIVGRLQAAFQHPSQGFVDALVMFAPL
- a CDS encoding zinc ribbon domain-containing protein, with translation MVSKGVRLSEKWFQRGLWVIALLFASCLIGLGALVVGDLPKVEKPVDAEQFMDQTRLRPVRAQIKADDEQLEANSDATQRAHDALSHAQNAYNSEHESFEAWIATRSATQQNDQNAEVLARTHTLDALKATQREMEKKVEVLESEQTDLQQQKAAHEKTLEEIRIAGQGGYDRAVARMELRVFGLRLLLTLPLLLLAVWLFLKRRKGPRWPFVWGFIFFALFTFFFELVPYLPSYGGYFRYLVGIALTVWGGNYAIAALRTYLEKQRAAEQRPEEDRRKDLGYEMAQMRLSKRICPACERPIDTSDVSGNFCMHCGLRVFENCPRCQTRQTSFSHFCRACGLVKNDAPPEEPLPPANPT
- a CDS encoding 3-keto-disaccharide hydrolase, whose product is MKILLTALLATALAAPLAAQGTKAFLGRWDITVTPATGKPYPQWIELTDTGGRIEGRVQPRGGAWHPITSAHMESGKLIVTVGEASPGSLLTWELTSTSPGKLAGTEMRGGVAGPMLAGLKAPSLDRPAPDKWTKPRALFDGKDLQGWEPIGNVDNNRWVARDGELVNDNPEVPGQRTHGAANIMTTETFQDFKLHIEVNCPEGGNSGIYLRGRYELQVGTEGGKLPSHEMGAIYSYFPPPEGAENGLGRWTTFDVTLVGRHVTVLRDGKMYHDNVEIPGPTGGALDSNEAEPGPFYLQGDHHGVIAYRNITISVPKK
- a CDS encoding superoxide dismutase, whose protein sequence is MAFELPALPYDYTALEPTIDEATMKLHHDKHHQTYVTNLNGAVEKHPELGTKTPEELVADLASIPEDVRTVVRNNGGGHVNHTMFWEIMKPGGGGAPSGDIAEQITADFGDFETFKKTFNETTAKQFGAGWGWLVFEGGKLKIVTTPNQDTPLSSGLYPILGNDVWEHAYYLKYQNKRPDYLAAWWSVVNWDEINKRFAKAKK
- a CDS encoding glycoside hydrolase family 15 protein, giving the protein MSDLVSAYHWLDDDGPAFGGPGLEPRWTSSRKNAVITAYAASSRVWLTTSHGTLNEIYFPTIDKPQTRDMELLFTDERTFVHEEKRDFRYDFNYIDPDATAVRVTATAPGGLYKVTKEFISDPHHPVVLVNVKIEASPEVLATLKCYALLAPHLDGGGHGNSARSIQVAGQRALLAWKNNVSLAFGADCGFSRTSCGFVGSSDGFQDLQKNGKMTWQFGQALNGNLAVMGEIECCHNQQFTIAIALGDGHHAALAGMMQTLSTPYALHCKRFIEQWHRAEAPLRLAASSTDGGRLMRISHNMVLTHEDKTYSGAFIASASVPWGASKSDDDLGGYHLVWTRDMVQSATALLACGRIDTARRALVYLACTQHADGGFAQNFWIDGTPYWSGIQLDEVAFPIILAWRLWKVDGLGNFDVFPFVEAAASFLCRYAPVTQQERWEENAGYSPSTLAAVIAGLVCAADISRAHDATDVADSLEAYADWIESHLDEWTTTSDGVLLPEVKRHYIRITPPAPGEPFHNDSIPVGTIRIANRGPEEKSVFEAREVVDGGFLELVRYGIRRADDPLMIDTLKVIDATLKIETPNGVCWRRYNHDGYGQKKDGGPYDGWGQGRAWPLLGGERAHYELAAGKDVKSFITAFEKFASYGGMMPEQVWDHADLPEEGMFLGYSAGSAQPLVWCHAEYLKLLRSVADHKVFDNISVVEERYAKLAADRKFKSGVEIFRTSRILTTLPAGQTLRIADHSKFRVTWSKDNWATVEHLDSVQIGKAFYQADIPTAKDESGTITFTLEYPAENRWLGRNYDVAIVAPSALIDDPAPSQVTPSDGGIEVKVPATI
- the tkt gene encoding transketolase, with translation MSDTSPELAQLAINTLRFLAVDAVEAAKSGHPGAPLGCAPIAYLLYHKIMKYNPTEPLWSDRDRFVLSNGHASALLYGVLHLTGYDLPISQLAAFRQWGSHTPGHPEYGETPGVEVTTGPLGQGLGMAVGLAIAEKHLAATYNHENHTPVDHYTYVLCGDGDLMEGISHESCSLAGTLNLGKLIVLYDDNLISLDGPTDLSYTEDVTKRFEAYHWHVQMVDDGNDLEAIESAILKAKAETTKPSLIRVRTVIGYGSPKAGTNKVHGEALGPEATKATKKNLGFPEDKNFYVPEEAGKHWLEAVEKGKKAQAEWQEKFEAFSKAYPELGEQYTRTFEGKLAEGWEKAIPVFPTEKGIATRNAGQVILNAVAKIVPELFGGAADLTASTKTIFKDSPSFHVDPKGRNVFFGVREFGMMAAVNGMASHGGLIPFGSTFFTFSDYCRSALRMGALESSHSLYIFTHDSIGLGEDGPTHQPIEHLMSLRAIPQLTDFRPADANETAAVWHLALARKSPSFMALSRQDLPVLDAEKYKVFEGTSKGAYVLENFGTDVILVAAGSEVAMIMKAALELKEAGILATVVSMPSFKIFEEQTEEYKMSIFPHGVPKISLEAGATMGWWKYIGRDGIAIGLDRFGASAPAPLVQDKLGISASAVVEAAKKLVKK